In the Phaseolus vulgaris cultivar G19833 chromosome 7, P. vulgaris v2.0, whole genome shotgun sequence genome, one interval contains:
- the LOC137828291 gene encoding synaptotagmin-3 isoform X1, translating into MELLSSLFGIIGFAVGIPIGLFVGFFLFVYSETKHVKDPVVRPISELGPNALEELLPEIPLWVKTPDYERIDWLNKFLLDMWPFLDTAICKIIRSTAQPIFAEYIGKYQIKAIEFDKLSLGTLPPTVCGIKVLETNEKELVMEQVIKWAGNPNIVLSLYVSSLKISVQLVDVQVFATPRITLRPLVPTFPCFANIVVSLLEKPHVDFGMRVSGGDIMSIPGLYRFVQDTIKKQVANLYLWPRTLEIPILDESTVEIKKPVGILHVNVVRAHKLLKMDLLGTSDPYVKLSLTGDKLPAKKTTVKRKNLNPVWNEKFKIVVKDPQSQVLQLQVYDWDKVGGHDKLGMQLVPLKLLKPYENKEFTLDLLKDTNLNETPNKKPRGKIVVDLTFVPFKEDSSKFGGPSEGYSRKESGIGYVSDDEVQDRAGLLSVVILEAEEVEGEHHNNPFAVLTFRGEKKKTKTMKKTRHPRWNEEFQFMLEEPPQHEKIHIEVLSRRKNFSFLSKQETLGHVEINLRDVVHNGRINDKYNLINSRNGVIHVDVRWKVV; encoded by the exons ATGGAGTTGCTGAGCAGTCTCTTCGGGATTATTGGTTTTGCTGTTGGAATACCCATTGGCCTCTTCGTGGGCTTCTTTCTCTTTGTCTACTCAGAAACCAAACACGTCAAG GACCCTGTTGTTAGGCCAATTAGTGAATTGGGCCCAAATGCTTTGGAGGAACTTCTACCAGAGATTCCTCTCTGGGTGAAGACGCCTGATTACGAACGA ATTGATTGGCTGAACAAGTTTTTGTTGGATATGTGGCCTTTCTTAGACACG GCAATTTGTAAGATTATTAGAAGCACGGCACAGCCGATATTTGCTGAATACATTGGGAAGTATCAGATCAAAGCAATTGAGTTCGATAAGTTAAGTCTTGGTACTCTTCCTCCTACTGTATGTG GTATTAAAGTTCTAgaaacaaatgaaaaagaatTGGTCATGGAACAAGTTATCAAATGGGCTGGCAATCCAAACATAGTGTTGTCCTTGTATGTGTCATCTTTGAAGATCAGCGTTCAG TTGGTGGACGTACAAGTATTTGCAACACCACGAATAACTTTAAGACCTTTGGTGCCTACATTTCCATGTTTTGCAAATATTGTGGTATCCTTGTTGGAGAAG CCTCATGTGGATTTTGGGATGAGAGTATCTGGAGGGGATATCATGTCAATACCTGGTCTCTATAGATTTGTACAG gatacaataaaaaaacaagttgCAAATCTCTATCTCTGGCCTCGAACCCTGGAAATTCCTATTCTTGATGAATCAAC GGTGGAAATAAAGAAGCCTGTGGGGATATTACATGTGAATGTGGTTCGTGCTCATAAGCTTTTAAAGATGGATTTGTTGGGAACTTCTGATCCTTACGTTAAACTAAGTCTGACAGGAGACAAACTTCCAGCAAAGAAAACCACTGTCAAGAGAAAGAATTTGAATCCTGTGTGGAATGAGAAGTTCAAGATTGTTGTAAAAGACCCTCAATCTCAAGTTCTTCAATTACAAGTTTATGACTGGGACAAG GTTGGTGGACATGATAAGCTGGGAATGCAGTTGGTCCCTCTCAAGCTGCTTAAGCCGTATGAGAATAAAGAATTTACACTTGATTTACTGAAGGACACAAATCTCAACGAAACTCCAAACAAGAAGCCTAGAGGGAAAATTGTGGTAGACTTGACTTTTGTTCCTTTCAAGGAAGACAGCAGCAAGTTTGGTGGACCTTCTGAAGGATATAGCAGGAAGGAAAGTGGAATTGGTTATGTATCCGATGATGAGGTTCAAGATAGAGCAGGTTTGCTTTCAGTTGTTATACTAGAGGCTGAAGAGGTTGAGGGGGAACATCACAACAACCCATTTGCAGTGCTGACCTTTAGAggggaaaagaaaaaaacaaag ACGATGAAGAAAACTCGTCACCCGCGATGGAATGAAGAATTCCAATTCATGCTAGAGGAGCCTCCTCAACATGAGAAGATACACATTGAGGTCCTGAGCAGGAGGAAGAACTTCAGTTTTCTGTCAAAG CAAGAAACACTGGGGCATGTGGAGATTAACCTTAGGGATGTGGTGCACAATGGTCGCATTAATGACAAATACAATCTTATAAATTCAAGGAATGGAGTGATACATGTTGATGTAAGATGGAAGGTGGTTTAA
- the LOC137828291 gene encoding synaptotagmin-3 isoform X2, whose translation MLVDVQVFATPRITLRPLVPTFPCFANIVVSLLEKPHVDFGMRVSGGDIMSIPGLYRFVQDTIKKQVANLYLWPRTLEIPILDESTVEIKKPVGILHVNVVRAHKLLKMDLLGTSDPYVKLSLTGDKLPAKKTTVKRKNLNPVWNEKFKIVVKDPQSQVLQLQVYDWDKVGGHDKLGMQLVPLKLLKPYENKEFTLDLLKDTNLNETPNKKPRGKIVVDLTFVPFKEDSSKFGGPSEGYSRKESGIGYVSDDEVQDRAGLLSVVILEAEEVEGEHHNNPFAVLTFRGEKKKTKTMKKTRHPRWNEEFQFMLEEPPQHEKIHIEVLSRRKNFSFLSKQETLGHVEINLRDVVHNGRINDKYNLINSRNGVIHVDVRWKVV comes from the exons ATG TTGGTGGACGTACAAGTATTTGCAACACCACGAATAACTTTAAGACCTTTGGTGCCTACATTTCCATGTTTTGCAAATATTGTGGTATCCTTGTTGGAGAAG CCTCATGTGGATTTTGGGATGAGAGTATCTGGAGGGGATATCATGTCAATACCTGGTCTCTATAGATTTGTACAG gatacaataaaaaaacaagttgCAAATCTCTATCTCTGGCCTCGAACCCTGGAAATTCCTATTCTTGATGAATCAAC GGTGGAAATAAAGAAGCCTGTGGGGATATTACATGTGAATGTGGTTCGTGCTCATAAGCTTTTAAAGATGGATTTGTTGGGAACTTCTGATCCTTACGTTAAACTAAGTCTGACAGGAGACAAACTTCCAGCAAAGAAAACCACTGTCAAGAGAAAGAATTTGAATCCTGTGTGGAATGAGAAGTTCAAGATTGTTGTAAAAGACCCTCAATCTCAAGTTCTTCAATTACAAGTTTATGACTGGGACAAG GTTGGTGGACATGATAAGCTGGGAATGCAGTTGGTCCCTCTCAAGCTGCTTAAGCCGTATGAGAATAAAGAATTTACACTTGATTTACTGAAGGACACAAATCTCAACGAAACTCCAAACAAGAAGCCTAGAGGGAAAATTGTGGTAGACTTGACTTTTGTTCCTTTCAAGGAAGACAGCAGCAAGTTTGGTGGACCTTCTGAAGGATATAGCAGGAAGGAAAGTGGAATTGGTTATGTATCCGATGATGAGGTTCAAGATAGAGCAGGTTTGCTTTCAGTTGTTATACTAGAGGCTGAAGAGGTTGAGGGGGAACATCACAACAACCCATTTGCAGTGCTGACCTTTAGAggggaaaagaaaaaaacaaag ACGATGAAGAAAACTCGTCACCCGCGATGGAATGAAGAATTCCAATTCATGCTAGAGGAGCCTCCTCAACATGAGAAGATACACATTGAGGTCCTGAGCAGGAGGAAGAACTTCAGTTTTCTGTCAAAG CAAGAAACACTGGGGCATGTGGAGATTAACCTTAGGGATGTGGTGCACAATGGTCGCATTAATGACAAATACAATCTTATAAATTCAAGGAATGGAGTGATACATGTTGATGTAAGATGGAAGGTGGTTTAA